AAAAAAGGAGCGTGGAGAATCTTGAACAATTCATCCTGACTCGCTCCCATTTTTTTATTCATAACGCAAGGCCTCGATCGGATTTAACTTAGAAGCCTTATTTGCTGGTAAAATCCCAAAGAGAATGCCTACAAAAGCAGAGAAAATAATGCTACCGATTGCGACATTTAAGGAAATAATCGGTGGTCCTTCTAAGGAGGCTGCAGCAAGGGAAGTAATCAAGCTATTCACACCATAAGCAAGGATAAGTCCAAATAGCCCACCAATGATGGTTAAGACCATAGACTCAATCAAAAATTGAACCAGAATCTTACCTCGAGTTGCTCCCAATGCTTTGCGAAGACCAATTTCTCTCGTCCGCTCAGTAACAGAAACCAACATGATATTCATGACTCCAATCCCACCAACCAAGAGGGAAATCCCTGCAATAGCACCGATCACTGTCGTCATAATTCCGACCACTTTGTTGGTTTCCTCTAGGATGCTATCCAAATTAAAGATTTGGAATTCCCCTTGGCGAACACCTGAAAGTTCTGTTAGCTTTTGAGCAGCTTCGATCCCAACAGATTTGATTTCTTTCACATTTGGAACGTGAACGACGATGTTCTGAATCTCGTCTGTTCCAAATTCAGAAGCTAGCTGGGTATTGGCCATCAAGGCACTTCCACCTGAAGAAGCTCCATAGAGGGCAGTCCCTGCATTTGGATCCTTGAAAATTCCAACGACGCGATAATTGTTGTCCCCAACAGAGACCACCTGATTCAGCGGATTTTCCGTTCCAAATAATTGTTGAGCCAAGCCTTCATCAAGAAGCACTACCCGTGAGAAATTACTATAGTCTGCAGGGGTTAATTTTCGTCCAGATAAGAGCTCAACTTTTTTAACAGAAAAATAGGTCTCATTTACCCCTTGGATATTCACCCCGTCTGCTTTTTTCTTTTGAAAAGCAATGGTTGCATTGGAGGTATTGCCAACATAGTAACCATCGATACCTTGAATCTTGGTTAATTCCTTGACCCAAGATTCTTGCACAACTGGTGGTGCTTCCTTGACTTGACCATCAATATCTTCAGCATTTTCTCCCTCGATATCCGATGGAGCAGCCATCCCTCGATCTTCAGCTGCAGGGCCACTTTCGCTTCCACCTTCTCCTGTTTCCTCAGAGGGACCAATATTGATCCCAGTCACATAACCACTCTTATTGGGAGAATAGGAGATTTGTACATATTCTTGGTCCTTAGTGAAGGTCTTGGTAACACCAGCTTTCATGCCATCTCCAAGAGCCATGATGACAACAACAGAGGCAACTCCTATAATGATCCCCACCATGGTCAAGAAAGACCGTAATTTATGGCTCATAATCGAGCTGATTGCAAATTTCCAATTTTGCATTAGGTCCCCCTTTCCAGCTTGCTATCTGAGGAGATCACTCCATCACGAATGACAATGCGACGATGAGCAAAAGCTGCAATTTCTGGTTCGTGTGTAACCATGATAATGGTCTTTCCTTCTTGATTCAGCTTGGTTAACAAGTCCATTATTTGCTCTCCCGTCTTGGTATCTAGGGCACCAGTCGGCTCATCTGCTAAGACGATGGCTGGCTGATTGACGAGAGCTCGAGCGATCGCAACCCGCTGTTTTTGACCTCCAGAGAGTTCCGAAGGCAAATGGTGCATGCGAGAATGAAGCTCTACCTTTTCAAGATATTGCTCAGCTAATTCCTTTCTTTTAGTAGGATGAACCCCTGCATAAATGAGAGGGAGTTCTACATTTTGAAAAGCATTGAGCTTGGAGAGAAGAAAGAATTGTTGAAAGACAAAACCAATCTGTTCATTTCGAACACGCGCTAATTTTTTCTCACTGAGATTTCCGACTTCCTGGCCTTCTAGGAAATATTCTCCACTGGTCGGCCTGTCCAACAAGCCAATGACGTTCATCAAGGTTGATTTTCCTGAGCCAGATGGGCCCATAATAGCCACAAACTCGCCCTCTTCGACTTCTAAATCGATGTCTTTTAAGACACGAAGTTCTTGGTCTCCATTTTTATAGGTTTTATTGATTCCTTTTAGTTCAATCAATTTTGTCATATTTTCCGATCTCTTTTCCATCTTCCAGTTTCTCATTAGGATTCACAATAACTTGGGCATCTTTCTTCAAGCCTGACAAGATTTCCTGGTTTTCTGCATCGGCGTTACCAAGCGTCACTTTTACTTTCTTAGCCTTACCATTTTCGACCGTCCATACATAACTCGTATCTCCATCAGCCATGACACTGGTCACGGGAACAAGGGGATGTTGAGTAGAACTTTTGACTTCAATATTGACAGAAAAGCCTTGTTTGAGTTCCCCAATGTCACTAGTAATATCTACTGTGAATGGGTACTTGGCTCCCCCACTTCCTTGTGTTCCTCCTGCTGCATTGGCCCCTGCTTGACCCGCGTCAGTCGGATAATTCGCTACATAAGAAATCTTTCCTGTCCAGGTTTTATCCGGATAAACTTTGGAAGTGAGAACCACTTCCTGACCTTCAGAGATATTGGCCAAATTGTATTCAGATAATTCCCCTTTGACTTGTAAATTTCCGTTGCTCACAATGTGAACCAGAGTTTGGTTGGTCCCTGTAGTCGATTTTGAAACATCTTTATTGACTTCGACCACAGTGCCATCTGTATTACTCTTGACTGTTGTCGCATCCAGAAGTGCCTTAGCCTTGTTCATATTATCAACCGCATCAGACTTGGCATCTCGTAAATCGCTAGCTTGAGAATCAACAGTGCGTTGGGTCTGTGAAGCTGACTTGGCATCTGCTTCTTCATCTCCTGTCGTATCAATGGTCACACCATTTGTCAGTAAATCATTTAACTGACGATCTGCCTTATTGACAGCACGAACGGCTGCATCGTAAGCTGTTTGGGCCTCCGTACTGCTATATTGAACGATTGGCTGACCGGCCGTCACTTGATCTCCTACATTGACCAAAATCGACTGCAAATCACCTTTGGTTCCATCAAAATAGACATACTGCTCCTGATTGGCAGTGACCTTCCCAGTTAACAAGACCGAAGAAGCGATCGAGCCATCCTTGACCGTTTGCACCATTAGAGTTTCTTTAGTGACTGCTTGATCAGGAGTACTTGGATGTGAAAACACCATCACACTTCCTGTTCCAATCACCGCAATTGCCGCACCTGCGGCTGTAAATAGTTGCCATTTTTTCAATTTCTTCATCGTTTTTCTCCATCAAAGAAAGCGTTTTTTTCTATACCATAGTATACCATATTTCCTTACTTTTCTATCTAAAATTGACACAGCAAAATGAAATTTAAATGCTTGGGAAATGCTAAACCCTTGACTTTTGTAACAGTTGATATTACAATCAAACTGAAATCCCATTTAGGAGGAAAACATGAAAGAATTTGATATTATTTCAATCGGTGGAGGTAGTGGAGGAATCGCTACCATGAACCGGGCTGGGGAGCACGGAGCACGCGCTGCTGTCATCGAAGAAAAACAATTGGGGGGCACCTGTGTCAACAGAGGATGTGTGCCTAAAAAGATTATGTGGTATGGTGCACAAATTGCAGAAGCCATTCGCGATTACGGGCCAGACTATGGTTTTACTTCTGAACAGACCAAATTTGATTTTGCAACCTTAAGAAAAAATCGTGAAGCCTATATTGATCGTTCTCGGAATTCTTATGATGGTAGTTTCAAACGCAATGGAGTCGAACTGATTGAAGGTCGTGCTCGTTTTGTGGATGCTCATACGGTTGAGGTAAATGGAGAGACCATCAAAGCCAAGCATATTGTAATTGCGACAGGAGCCTATCCTCATATTCCTTCTGTTCCTGGAGCAGAATTTGGCGAAACATCCGATGATGTCTTTGCTTGGGAGGAACTTCCAAAGTCTATTGCTATAATTGGAGCTGGCTACATTGCGGTAGAATTAGCCGGTGTACTTCACCATCTAGGCGTTCAAACGGACCTCTTCATTCGAAAAGATCGGGTATTACGTAGTTTTGATTCTTCCATTTCTGATGGTTTAATGGAAGAAATGGAAAAACAAAGACTTCCTCTTCACAAGCATAAGGTTCCCATGAAGCTTGAAAAATTAACAGACGGACGTGTCAAGGTTTACTTTGAAGATATGACCAGCCATGTAGCGGAACATGTCATCTGGGCAACCGGACGCAAACCAAACGTCAAGGATCTGAATTTAGAAGCAGCAGGTGTTACTTTAAATGAAAAGGGATTTATCGCAGTAGATGATTACCAAAACACCGTTGTTCCGGGCATCTATGCTCTTGGTGATGTCACGGGTGAAAAAGAGTTGACTCCAGTGGCCATTAAGGCTGGGCGAACCCTTTCTGAAAGACTATTTAATGGAAAAGTCGATGCTAAAATGGATTATACTAGCATCCCGACCGTTGTCTTTTCTCACCCTGCTATCGGAACGGTGGGCTTAACGGAAGAGGAAGCCCTACAAACTTATGGAAAAGAGAATATTAAAGTCTATACTTCTCAATTTGCTTCTATGTATACCGCCGTTACCCAACACCGCCAGCAGGCAAAATTTAAACTCATCACTGCGGGGCCAGAAGAAAAAGTCGTTGGTCTCCATGGACTTGGATATGGCGTGGACGAAATGATCCAAGGATTTGCCGTTGCTATCAAGATGGGAGCGACAAAAGCCGATTTCGATGCAACTGTCGCCATTCACCCAACTGGATCCGAAGAATTTGTGACCATGAGATAAAAAAAGCTTGAAGTCCTTGTACTTCAAGCTTTTTTCTTTTCTTATGGTAAGATGGCAATGGCACGAACAGGTGAACCAGTTGCCTTGTCCCAATGAGGGAAGGCAATTGAAATCAAGGCACCTACAGCTGGGACTTGATCCAATTGGTTCAAGACTTCAACTTGGTAGATGTTTTGTTCCAAGAGGTAGTATTCATTGACCAAGCCATGCTCTGCTGCTGGAATACCCGCATCGGTATCAAAGGTTTCATGCCCCACAGCCTTGACATGGCGTTCATGAATCAAGAATTCCAGAGCTTCACGGCTCCATCCTGGACTTTGTTGAACCCCATTTTCATCAAGGTTGCGCATAGCATCTTGATCCGGCCAACGTTTTGACCAATCACTACGGAAGGCAACAAAAGCACCCTCAGCAATTTGTCCATGCTCTGCCTCAAAGTCTAAGATATCTTGTTTGCTCAAGATAAAGTTTGGATTGGCTGCAACTTCTTTAGACTTGTCTATAACATAGAGTGGCAAGAGGAGATCTTTAAGGGCAATTTCATCTAACCAACGACCACCTTCTACAAAGTGAATTGGTGCATCGATATGCGTACCGTATTGACCAACCACTGTAAATTTTTGAACATGGAAACCATCTTTTAATGTGAAAAGATCTTCTTGTTGCAAAGCAGGAAGGGCGGGGAAGTGTGGACTTTCCGCATTGATCTGGTGACTCAAGTCCACCCATTTTTTAGCTTGCAATTCTTTATAAATACTTAGTAAATCTGACATGTTTCTTCCTCCTTATTCGCCCCAAACTTCAGCGACAATTTCCTTAATCAAACCGATTTTTTTCCATTGGTCTTCTTCTGTCAAAATGTTTCCTTCTTCTGTTGAAGCAAAGCCACACTGAGTCGACAGGTAAAGATTTTCCAACGGTACATACTGACTCGCTTCTTTAATACGAGCAATCACTTCGTCCTTGTTTTCCAATTGACCACTCTTAGATGTCAAGAGGCCTAACACCACTCCTTTACCAGGGGTTACTTCTGCAAGTGGTTCAAAACCACCGGCACGATCGGTATCAAACTCAAGGAAGTAAGCATTGACCGCTTCTTCTCCAAGGAGTTCTTTGGCAATCGGAGCATAGCCACCTGATGAAGCCCAAGTGGAATGGAAGTTCCCACGACAAACGTGCGTATTGACGGTCAAACCAGCTGGAACATGTTGGTAGACATCGTTGTTAAAGGTCAAGAAGAGATCAGCGAGTTCTCGGCGAACCTCATCTTTTGACTTGCCTTGAGCTGCTCCCCAAGCCGTCAAGAAATTATCGTCTACCAAGACACCCCACGTACAGTCATCCACTTGAAGAGTCCGAAGTCCTGCATCATACAAATCTTGAATCACTTGAAGATAGGCTTGCTTGATGTCTTCACGAACAGCCGCAAAATCAGGATAGATGGTATTCAATTGCTCTACATGTTCTGCATCACGGATCAATTCAAAATAGAATTGCGCAGGCGCTGGAATAGTATATTTAGGTTCTACACCATCTACATCTGCCACAAGATCCCGCAAGAACTTGTAATGCTCTACAAATGGATGATTGGCTCCCGTGATCTTTCCAACGACAAGAGCTGAGTCCGCCTTGGTCGTTTCATCATGGAATTGATAGCCTTGTGCAGCTTGGACATGATCAATGCCACCGAAGCCCCAGAAGAAATCCAAGTGCCAATAAGCCCGGCGGAACTCCCCATCCGTTACTGACTTCAGACCAGCGGCAATTTCTTTTTCAACGAGGTCACGAATCGCCTGATCCTCTACTTTTGTTAAGTCAGCCTGACTGATTTTTCCAGCTGCGAAATCTTCACGAGCTTGAACCAAAACGGCTGGACGAAGAAATGAACCAACATGGTCTACGCGATAAGGTGCATGTGTAGGTGTCAATATGAATTCCTCTTTCCTATAAATTTTACATTAATTCATCAATGCAACCATTATAGCAGTCTAACACTTGATAAACAAGGGTTTGGGATAATCTAATATCTTTGACATCTATATAGTCTTAGACTATAACAAAAAAAGAAGTCCTTGAAGGACCTCTTTTTATTTTAATTTTTAAATGCATCGAGCATAACTTGAAACTCTTCGTTCGTGAGTGTAATGCCTTTCCCCATCTTTGTATGGTCGGGACTCCAGGTCCGGATATCATACTTAGCTGGAGCACCGTTAAAACTTACACGGTTCAATTCCTTGGTCCAACCCTTGTCATTTTCTGACAAGACCAGTAAATGTTCTTCGATTTGGAATGAAAATTCTGCCATTTCACGACTCCTTTCTTGCCTTCTCATCTCTATTATTCGTAAATCATTTACAAAATCGTTGAAATTATCTATAATATATTGTATCAAGTTATGGAGAATTTAGCTATGAAAAAATTTCTCGAGATCGTTAAAGACCGAGCAAATGAATTTTTCAATGGAAAAGTCAGTACCCCTGCCCCATTAGAAGATGAGAGAATTATTGAAATCATTCAACAAGCTTTGCGAAAAAAACAAGGGGTTCATGTTATTTTTTCAAACAAGAGTTTTACAGGTGATATTGTCAAGTATGACCAAGAACGCCGACAACTGATCGTGAAAAATTTTAAAAAGAGTATGTCCACGATTATTCGGATTTCTGAGATCCAGAAAATCAGTTTGGTCCCCAATAATATTCGCATCGCCCAACAAAAAGGAGAGGTTTAACCCTCTCTTTTATATTGAAGACAAACGTCATTTTTGGCGTTTGTTTTTATTACTTTCAATCTCATTTCTATATTTATTAGAGTATCAAAAAAATTCCAGTACATACTACTAGTATTGACGTTGCCTTGATTAAAAAGGTTACCAAATCTTTCGTAATTACATTATCTATTTAAAGAAAAATATTAGTAATAAATTATGTAAATTCAATCTAATCTCTAATCACCATAAGTATGCTCCCATTTTTTCATTTCTTCAACGATACTTCTTAGAGCAATACCTTTTTTTGTCATTTTATATTCAACCTGTGGAGGCGATGTCGGTAAAACTTTTCTTGATAAAATACCTTCTTGCTCAAAATCATGTAATCGTTGAGCTAATATTCTAGGATTAATACCTTCTACACTACGCAAAAGACTACTATAATGTATATTACCATCAATAATTTCAGATAAGATCTCAAGAGTAAATTTACCTTTTAGTAAATTCAAGACCCTTCTTGCTGGACAAATTGATTTTTTCAAAGATTGCTTCTTGCAAGTCTCCATTCATTTCCTCCTTTTTTGATAGTTACTATACTTTTTTTCCCTTCTTGTTTCAGAAATTATTACATGATAAGCTAATTATATCATTTGAAAGGGGAAATTACTATGGATATTACAACTAAGTTTGACCGTATCAAAGATATTCTCGGTTGCGCTGATGGAAGATACTTTGGCACTGGATATACTCAAGTAAAATATTTTCAGAAAGTTAAATATATTGCTTTTGATTGATAAATGAAAATTGGTTTGATGAAATAACGGAGGAAGCTTGATGAAAAAAACAAATACAAAAGCGCCAGCTTATCTACTTTTTATTCTTTCACTAGGATACATTATGGCGGTCCTAGATACAACCGGAGTGGTTCTTGCTGTTCCCCATATTGAAACAGCTATGAGCGTCTCATTAGAGCAATCCATTTGGATTATTAACGCCTATACACTAGCTTTAGGCTCTTTACTCCTACTTTCAGGAAATCTAACAACAAAATATGGTGCTAAACGAATTTTATTATTTGGAATGACAATTTTTACACTTGCCTCATTTGGGTGCTCTTTTTCACCAAATATTGAAACATTAATCATACTTAGATTCGTTCAAGGTTTCGGTGCTTCTTTGTTTATGCCTAGTTCATTAGCACTTTTATTCATTTCATACCCTGATTCTACTAAAAGAGCACGTATGTTAGGAATTTGGACAGCAATTATTTCTGTTGCAACCGGTACTGGTTCTTTTATTGGTGGACTAATTATTAACTACTTCGGATGGAGGGGTATTTTCTTAATCAATATTCCATTGGGAATTTTGACAGTAATTTCAATATTACTTCTTGTGAAAAACAATATTGCCAATCCAAAGACTAGAATTGACATTTTCAGTAATATATTTCTTGTTGCAACTATCGGAAGTCTAGTTATTTACCTTGTTGAAGGGAATCAATATGGCTATAGTAACCTAAATCTTTTATTGTTTCTTCTCCTGTTTATATTATTTACTGTTGGTTTAGTAGTCCACGATAAAAAAAGTAAAGCACCTATTGTTCCCCACCAACTATTAAAAAATGCTAAGTTTATTGTCTCTAATCTGTTAGGTTTAGTAGTTAACATTTCATTATATGGTATTGTTTTGGTGCTAGGACTTTATTTTCAAACTTATTTAAACCTCTCCTCAATGGTTTCTGGACTCCTCATTCTACCAGGAATGATTGTCTTAATTATTGGTAATTTATTTTACGCACGTGCTGTAAAACGATTTTCCGTGGGAAGCCTCGCTACTGTCTCAATTATTTTTGCCATTGTAGGAGCAGCAGGAATTTTTGGAATTGGAGTCCTTTTTCATGAAATTCAACTATACATCCTAATCCCTTTATTTTCTTTAATGAGCCTTGGTATCGGAGTGTTAACTCCAGCAACTACTACCATTCTTATGGAAGCTGCTGGTCAAGAATTATCTGGAATTGCTGGTGCAACTTTAAACGCTAACAAACAAATTGGTGGACTTTTTGGTACAACAATTATGGGGATTCTAACTACTAATTTATCCCATAATTGGAATATGGTTATCGTTGTCGCATTTTTGGTTAACGTGATAATGTATATTGCTACTTGGTTAATTGCTAGTCGTTACCTTTATGGAAAAGAATAAAACCAAACAGAATGCATTCAATTAAAAGTTGATTATACAGATTGAAGAAAAAGTCCATTTTGACAATTTTCTTCAATCTTTTTTCATAATTATATAAAGAAAAAACTCTAAAGGAGAAGTTTTTCTAGTCCTAATAGAGTTTTTCTATATTCTGAAGAGAGATTTAACCCTCTCTTTTTTTGTTATACTCGAACAGTTTTACTTGCCCCATCTTTTGAGTAGAGATTGATTAAACCTTCCTGGCAAGAACGAATCATATCTCCTGGCTTGACTTCTTGTGGAACGGTGATCGTAAGAAGTTCCATCGGATTTGGTGCGCGATCAATCTTCACTCCATCCTTATCATGCAAGTCTTGGATCTGGCATTCAAAATGACGGAAGCCTGGTCCGTAGAATTCCACTTGGTCGCCTTCATTGATGACATTCCGTTGGCGAATCGTCGCAGTCATGGTAGATGGATCAAAGTCCACCACTTCTCCTACAAATTTGTATTGCGGAATCTTACGACGTGCCCCAAACAATTGTTCATTTTCAGTCGGTGTTTGGTAGTAGAATCCAGTTGCTAATTCACGTTGAGCGACTTTCCACAATTCATTGATCAAATCATCCTTAATGGCATAAAAGGCTTCTGGACTTTCCATATAGGCATCACAAGCTGCCTTGTAACAGTTGGCAACTGTTGATACGTAATGGACAGATTTCATCCGACCTTCGATCTTCAAGCTATCAACCCCATTGTCAATCATGTCTGGAATATTTTCGATCATACACATGTCCACGGCTGACATAGAATATTCTTCTGGGACTTGTCCTTTGATACTCTTGCGTTCTTGGCCAAATGGCATATCATAGAGATCGTATTTCCAACGACAAGATTGAGAACAACCACCACGGTTGGCATCCCGGTCAGACATGTGGTTAGAAAGGGTACAACGTCCGGAATAAGAAATACACATGGCTCCATGAACGAAGGCTTCGATCTCAAGATCGGTACGCTTACGGATCTCTGCCAACTCTTCCATGGATACCTCACGGGCCAAGACGACACGGGTCAAGCCATATTCTTTCCAGAAATGGAAGGTCTCCACGTTGGTTGCAGAAGCTTGCGTAGACAAGTGAATATTGAGTCCAGGTGCATAAGTTGCACAGATTTCAATCAAGGCCGGGTCTGAGACGATCACGGCGTCAAGGCCCATATCTCGTAATTCACGGAACCATTCACCAGCCCCTTGTTCATTTCCCTCATGGGTCACCATGTTCGAAGCCACGTGTACATCTACGCCACGTGCATGCGCATATTCGATACCTTCACGAAGCTCATCCATGGTAAAGTTTCCAGCACGGCTACGCAAACCATAGGCTTGTCCACCGACGAACACTGCGTCTGCCCCATAATTAACGGCAACTTTTAATTTTTCTAATGTTCCAGCAGGTACCAAAACCTCTGGACGTTTTTTTGTATTTGTCATGTTTTCTCCAATTTACAAGATTGTCGATATGATGAATAGCCTCTTCGTTCCCTGAAAAAGGAAAACTCACAAACGAAGAAGCCCTAGTATTATTTG
Above is a window of Streptococcus sp. LPB0220 DNA encoding:
- a CDS encoding efflux RND transporter periplasmic adaptor subunit; protein product: MKKLKKWQLFTAAGAAIAVIGTGSVMVFSHPSTPDQAVTKETLMVQTVKDGSIASSVLLTGKVTANQEQYVYFDGTKGDLQSILVNVGDQVTAGQPIVQYSSTEAQTAYDAAVRAVNKADRQLNDLLTNGVTIDTTGDEEADAKSASQTQRTVDSQASDLRDAKSDAVDNMNKAKALLDATTVKSNTDGTVVEVNKDVSKSTTGTNQTLVHIVSNGNLQVKGELSEYNLANISEGQEVVLTSKVYPDKTWTGKISYVANYPTDAGQAGANAAGGTQGSGGAKYPFTVDITSDIGELKQGFSVNIEVKSSTQHPLVPVTSVMADGDTSYVWTVENGKAKKVKVTLGNADAENQEILSGLKKDAQVIVNPNEKLEDGKEIGKYDKID
- a CDS encoding ABC transporter permease, translating into MQNWKFAISSIMSHKLRSFLTMVGIIIGVASVVVIMALGDGMKAGVTKTFTKDQEYVQISYSPNKSGYVTGINIGPSEETGEGGSESGPAAEDRGMAAPSDIEGENAEDIDGQVKEAPPVVQESWVKELTKIQGIDGYYVGNTSNATIAFQKKKADGVNIQGVNETYFSVKKVELLSGRKLTPADYSNFSRVVLLDEGLAQQLFGTENPLNQVVSVGDNNYRVVGIFKDPNAGTALYGASSGGSALMANTQLASEFGTDEIQNIVVHVPNVKEIKSVGIEAAQKLTELSGVRQGEFQIFNLDSILEETNKVVGIMTTVIGAIAGISLLVGGIGVMNIMLVSVTERTREIGLRKALGATRGKILVQFLIESMVLTIIGGLFGLILAYGVNSLITSLAAASLEGPPIISLNVAIGSIIFSAFVGILFGILPANKASKLNPIEALRYE
- a CDS encoding YdbC family protein codes for the protein MAEFSFQIEEHLLVLSENDKGWTKELNRVSFNGAPAKYDIRTWSPDHTKMGKGITLTNEEFQVMLDAFKN
- a CDS encoding winged helix-turn-helix transcriptional regulator — encoded protein: METCKKQSLKKSICPARRVLNLLKGKFTLEILSEIIDGNIHYSSLLRSVEGINPRILAQRLHDFEQEGILSRKVLPTSPPQVEYKMTKKGIALRSIVEEMKKWEHTYGD
- a CDS encoding 3-hydroxyacyl-ACP dehydratase, with the translated sequence MDITTKFDRIKDILGCADGRYFGTGYTQVKYFQKVKYIAFD
- a CDS encoding ABC transporter ATP-binding protein, translated to MTKLIELKGINKTYKNGDQELRVLKDIDLEVEEGEFVAIMGPSGSGKSTLMNVIGLLDRPTSGEYFLEGQEVGNLSEKKLARVRNEQIGFVFQQFFLLSKLNAFQNVELPLIYAGVHPTKRKELAEQYLEKVELHSRMHHLPSELSGGQKQRVAIARALVNQPAIVLADEPTGALDTKTGEQIMDLLTKLNQEGKTIIMVTHEPEIAAFAHRRIVIRDGVISSDSKLERGT
- a CDS encoding MFS transporter, translated to MKKTNTKAPAYLLFILSLGYIMAVLDTTGVVLAVPHIETAMSVSLEQSIWIINAYTLALGSLLLLSGNLTTKYGAKRILLFGMTIFTLASFGCSFSPNIETLIILRFVQGFGASLFMPSSLALLFISYPDSTKRARMLGIWTAIISVATGTGSFIGGLIINYFGWRGIFLINIPLGILTVISILLLVKNNIANPKTRIDIFSNIFLVATIGSLVIYLVEGNQYGYSNLNLLLFLLLFILFTVGLVVHDKKSKAPIVPHQLLKNAKFIVSNLLGLVVNISLYGIVLVLGLYFQTYLNLSSMVSGLLILPGMIVLIIGNLFYARAVKRFSVGSLATVSIIFAIVGAAGIFGIGVLFHEIQLYILIPLFSLMSLGIGVLTPATTTILMEAAGQELSGIAGATLNANKQIGGLFGTTIMGILTTNLSHNWNMVIVVAFLVNVIMYIATWLIASRYLYGKE
- the gorA gene encoding glutathione-disulfide reductase, producing the protein MKEFDIISIGGGSGGIATMNRAGEHGARAAVIEEKQLGGTCVNRGCVPKKIMWYGAQIAEAIRDYGPDYGFTSEQTKFDFATLRKNREAYIDRSRNSYDGSFKRNGVELIEGRARFVDAHTVEVNGETIKAKHIVIATGAYPHIPSVPGAEFGETSDDVFAWEELPKSIAIIGAGYIAVELAGVLHHLGVQTDLFIRKDRVLRSFDSSISDGLMEEMEKQRLPLHKHKVPMKLEKLTDGRVKVYFEDMTSHVAEHVIWATGRKPNVKDLNLEAAGVTLNEKGFIAVDDYQNTVVPGIYALGDVTGEKELTPVAIKAGRTLSERLFNGKVDAKMDYTSIPTVVFSHPAIGTVGLTEEEALQTYGKENIKVYTSQFASMYTAVTQHRQQAKFKLITAGPEEKVVGLHGLGYGVDEMIQGFAVAIKMGATKADFDATVAIHPTGSEEFVTMR
- a CDS encoding 5-methyltetrahydropteroyltriglutamate--homocysteine S-methyltransferase, whose amino-acid sequence is MTPTHAPYRVDHVGSFLRPAVLVQAREDFAAGKISQADLTKVEDQAIRDLVEKEIAAGLKSVTDGEFRRAYWHLDFFWGFGGIDHVQAAQGYQFHDETTKADSALVVGKITGANHPFVEHYKFLRDLVADVDGVEPKYTIPAPAQFYFELIRDAEHVEQLNTIYPDFAAVREDIKQAYLQVIQDLYDAGLRTLQVDDCTWGVLVDDNFLTAWGAAQGKSKDEVRRELADLFLTFNNDVYQHVPAGLTVNTHVCRGNFHSTWASSGGYAPIAKELLGEEAVNAYFLEFDTDRAGGFEPLAEVTPGKGVVLGLLTSKSGQLENKDEVIARIKEASQYVPLENLYLSTQCGFASTEEGNILTEEDQWKKIGLIKEIVAEVWGE
- a CDS encoding cyclase family protein, producing the protein MSDLLSIYKELQAKKWVDLSHQINAESPHFPALPALQQEDLFTLKDGFHVQKFTVVGQYGTHIDAPIHFVEGGRWLDEIALKDLLLPLYVIDKSKEVAANPNFILSKQDILDFEAEHGQIAEGAFVAFRSDWSKRWPDQDAMRNLDENGVQQSPGWSREALEFLIHERHVKAVGHETFDTDAGIPAAEHGLVNEYYLLEQNIYQVEVLNQLDQVPAVGALISIAFPHWDKATGSPVRAIAILP
- a CDS encoding peptidase U32 family protein; amino-acid sequence: MTNTKKRPEVLVPAGTLEKLKVAVNYGADAVFVGGQAYGLRSRAGNFTMDELREGIEYAHARGVDVHVASNMVTHEGNEQGAGEWFRELRDMGLDAVIVSDPALIEICATYAPGLNIHLSTQASATNVETFHFWKEYGLTRVVLAREVSMEELAEIRKRTDLEIEAFVHGAMCISYSGRCTLSNHMSDRDANRGGCSQSCRWKYDLYDMPFGQERKSIKGQVPEEYSMSAVDMCMIENIPDMIDNGVDSLKIEGRMKSVHYVSTVANCYKAACDAYMESPEAFYAIKDDLINELWKVAQRELATGFYYQTPTENEQLFGARRKIPQYKFVGEVVDFDPSTMTATIRQRNVINEGDQVEFYGPGFRHFECQIQDLHDKDGVKIDRAPNPMELLTITVPQEVKPGDMIRSCQEGLINLYSKDGASKTVRV